CGGAAAGCCCTCCGGGGGATGGTCATACTCGACGCCCGATTCACCCTTCACGACATTCCCCATCGGAAAGCCAGGACAGCCCTGTTCGCGGAGGACCCGCAGCACCTGTTCAAGCTTTCTAGGTGGGACGACCAGGACCATGCCCACACCGAGATTGAAGGTCCGCCACATGTCGTCCTCCGGCACCTCGCCTTTCTCCCTCAGGAAGGAGAAGACCGGAGGTATCTCCCAAGCCCCGACCTTGATGACCGATTTCAGGCCATCGGACATCACCCTCGGCAGGTTGTCTGTCAGCCCCCCCCCTGTGATGTGTGCAATCGAGTGAACCCACTGCTCTTCGAGCAGCGGCCACACGGGTTCGAGGTAGCAGCGGTGAACGGCCAGCAGTTCCTCCGCGACTGACCGACCGAGCTCCTGCACGACCGTGTCGGAATCCAGATCGAGCTGCTCGAAGAACACCTTGCGCGCCAGCGAGTAGCCGTTGGTGTGAAGGCCCGATGCCGGCAGGCCGACCAGCACATCGCCCTCCATTACCGCCGAACCATCCAGAATCCGCTTTCGATCGACCAAGCCGACGATGAAGCCGGCCAGATCGTACTCCCCGTCGCTGTAGAAACCGGGCATCTCGGCGGTCTCGCCACCGAGCAGGGCAATGTTGTGATCCGAACACGCAGCTGCGACCCCTCCGATGACATCGGCGACGGTGTCGGGATCGAGGCGCCCGGTCGCGAGATAGTCGAGGAAGAACAGTGGCCGCGCACCCTGGACCAGGATGTCGTTGATGCAATGGTGGACCAGGTCGCGGCCAACCGTAGTGTGGCGCCCGGAGAGAAATGCGATCTTGAGCTTGGTGCCGACACCGTCCGCCGAGGCGACCAGGACAGGCTCCTTGAGACCCTTGATCGGCACCCGGAAGAGACCGCCGAACGCCCCCTGATCCGATAGCACATCGGAGGAATAGGTGTTGCGGACCATTTTCTTGATCTGTGCCAAGGCCTGGTCCTGAGCGTCGATATCGACTCCGGCATCGCGATATGTGGTCATGCGTAGCTCCGTTCCCGTTCCCGCTCGCGTTCCCGTTCCCGCATCGGATCGTTTCGACGAGGAGAACGAACCCGTTGATCAGAGACCATATCCGGGGGTTTGCGGGCAGGCAAGAGCGGGATCGATACTTTTTTCGGGATCGGGATCGGGATCGGACGGAGACTGGCACTCCACGTCCATTCCTGCTACAAACTGTCCATGCCGTTGCTGCGACGATTTCGAAGCTACAACCTCTCCCCCACCACACTCCACCATCTGCTCGACATCGCAAAACAGGCCGTCGGTCATGAGATCCAGAACCTCGAGGCCGAGTACTGTTTCTATATCGAATCTACCCGTGATCTCCGCAACGAAGAACTGCAGGTGCTCGACTGGCTGTTGGCCGAAACCTTCGAGCACGAACGGTACGGCCTGGCCAGCTTCCTGGACGACCGGCTGGGTGAGATCCTCGAGGTCGGACCTCGGATGACCTTCACCACCGCCTGGTCCACGAACGCTGTTTCGATCTGCCACGCTTGCGGCCTTGATGGGATCCGACGCATCGAGCGGTCCCGACGCTACCTCCTGCAGCCGCGGGGCTTGCTCGCTGATGACGTGCGATCGATGATCCTCGACGCCGTCCATGACCGCATGACCGAATGCCTCTACCCCGAGCCACTCACCGATTTCGATTCCGGCGCCAACCCCGCACCGGTCACCACTGTCCCGGTGATGGCCAATGGGCGGGCGGCACTCGAACGCATCAATGACGAACTTGGCCTCGCTTTCGATGACTGGGACCTCGACTTCTACACCACACTGTTTCGCGACCGCATTGGCCGCGACCCGACAGACGTCGAGTGTTTCGACATCGCCCAGTCCAACAGCGAGCACTCCCGACATTGGTTCTTCAAGGGGCGCCTGGTCATCGACAGCGAGGAAATGCCAAAACACCTTTTTCAGGTGGTTCGCGAACCCTACGAGGCCAACCCGAAAAACAGCGTCATCGCGTTCCACGACAACTCGAGTGCGATACAGGGCTTTCCGGTCACTGCTCTGGTCAGTGCCGATCCCGAAGCCCCCTCGCTGCTGGTCGGCCGCACCTTCGTTCTCGATATCACCTTCACCGCAGAAACCCACAATTTCCCGTCCGGCGTCGCGCCCTTCCCGGGTGCCGAGACAGGCACTGGAGGCCGGATACGCGATGTTCACGCGACCGGACGTGGAGCTCTGGTGGTGGCGGGCACCGCCGCCTATTGCGTCGGCAACCTCAGGTTGCCCGGATACGAGCTCGCTTGGGAAGATCCAGGTTTTGCCTATCCGCCCAATCTCGCCCCTCCCCTGGCCATCGAGATCGAAGCCTCGAACGGCGCCTCGGACTACGGCAACAAGTTCGGCGAGCCCGTGATCACAGGCTTCACCCGGTCCGCGGGACTGCGGCTTCCCAACGGCGAACGCCGCGAGTGGATCAAACCGATCATGTTCTCCGGCGGCATCGGCCAGATCGACGCCCAACACACTGAAAAAGGGAAGCCCGAGCCGGATATGTGGGTCGTCAAGATCGGCGGACCCGCCTACCGTATCGGCATGGGCGGAGGCGCCGCCTCGAGCATGGTGCATGGTGACAACCCGGAACATCTCGATTTCAACGCCGTGCAGCGTGGCGATGCGGAGATGGAGCAGAAGGTCAATCGCGTGATCCGCGCCTGTTCGGAGCTCGGCGCACGAAACCCGATCGTAAGCATTCATGACCAGGGGGCAGGCGGGAACTGCAACGTACTGAAGGAAATCGTCGAACCCGCCGGAGCTCGGCTGGAGATCCGCGAAATTCCGATCGGCGACGACAGCCTGTCGGTTCTCGAGATCTGGGGTGCCGAGTACCAGGAAAACGACGCCCTGCTCCTGCAGCCCAGCGACGAGGCGATGTTCCGCGATTTGTGCGAACGAGAACGGGTACCCGTGTCGTTCGTCGGGCGGGTCACCGGCGACGGTCGGGTGATTCTGCACGACGAGAGGGACGACTCGACTCCGGTAGACCTCGTTCTCGACGACATTCTCGGTGAGGTTCCCCAGAAGACGTTCGAGATCGAGCGGGTGCCCTTGGTCGCCGAGCCTCTTCAACTGCCGAGCCAGATCACTGTTGAATGGGCGCTCGACCGGGTTTTGCGGTTGCTGTCGGTGGGTTCGAAAAGATTCCTCACTACCAAGGTCGACCGCAGCGTCAGTGGTCTGATCGCCCAGCAGCAGTGTTCGGGGCCTTTGCAGCTCACCGTCTCTGATGTCGCGGTTATTGCCCAAAGTCACTTCGGCAACACCGGTGCGGCAACCGCGATCGGAGAACAACCGATGAAGGGGCTCCTCGATCCGGCGGCGATGGCACGTCTCGCGGTCGGGGAAGCCCTCACCAATCTCGTCTGGGCAAGGGCGACATCTCTGGAAAACGTGCGTTGCTCGGCC
This genomic stretch from Acidobacteriota bacterium harbors:
- the purM gene encoding phosphoribosylformylglycinamidine cyclo-ligase, coding for MTTYRDAGVDIDAQDQALAQIKKMVRNTYSSDVLSDQGAFGGLFRVPIKGLKEPVLVASADGVGTKLKIAFLSGRHTTVGRDLVHHCINDILVQGARPLFFLDYLATGRLDPDTVADVIGGVAAACSDHNIALLGGETAEMPGFYSDGEYDLAGFIVGLVDRKRILDGSAVMEGDVLVGLPASGLHTNGYSLARKVFFEQLDLDSDTVVQELGRSVAEELLAVHRCYLEPVWPLLEEQWVHSIAHITGGGLTDNLPRVMSDGLKSVIKVGAWEIPPVFSFLREKGEVPEDDMWRTFNLGVGMVLVVPPRKLEQVLRVLREQGCPGFPMGNVVKGESGVEYDHPPEGFPTGLR
- the purL gene encoding phosphoribosylformylglycinamidine synthase — its product is MPLLRRFRSYNLSPTTLHHLLDIAKQAVGHEIQNLEAEYCFYIESTRDLRNEELQVLDWLLAETFEHERYGLASFLDDRLGEILEVGPRMTFTTAWSTNAVSICHACGLDGIRRIERSRRYLLQPRGLLADDVRSMILDAVHDRMTECLYPEPLTDFDSGANPAPVTTVPVMANGRAALERINDELGLAFDDWDLDFYTTLFRDRIGRDPTDVECFDIAQSNSEHSRHWFFKGRLVIDSEEMPKHLFQVVREPYEANPKNSVIAFHDNSSAIQGFPVTALVSADPEAPSLLVGRTFVLDITFTAETHNFPSGVAPFPGAETGTGGRIRDVHATGRGALVVAGTAAYCVGNLRLPGYELAWEDPGFAYPPNLAPPLAIEIEASNGASDYGNKFGEPVITGFTRSAGLRLPNGERREWIKPIMFSGGIGQIDAQHTEKGKPEPDMWVVKIGGPAYRIGMGGGAASSMVHGDNPEHLDFNAVQRGDAEMEQKVNRVIRACSELGARNPIVSIHDQGAGGNCNVLKEIVEPAGARLEIREIPIGDDSLSVLEIWGAEYQENDALLLQPSDEAMFRDLCERERVPVSFVGRVTGDGRVILHDERDDSTPVDLVLDDILGEVPQKTFEIERVPLVAEPLQLPSQITVEWALDRVLRLLSVGSKRFLTTKVDRSVSGLIAQQQCSGPLQLTVSDVAVIAQSHFGNTGAATAIGEQPMKGLLDPAAMARLAVGEALTNLVWARATSLENVRCSANWMWAAKLPGEGAALYDAAVAMRDIMIELGIAVDGGKDSLSMAARAPLPAGGEEVVKAPGSLVISAYVSCPDITQTVTPDLELPGRGRLLLIDLGGGRFRTGGTALAQVFSQIGDTPPDVDDPALLARAFKAIQELIAVRLVTAGHDRSDGGLITTLLEMAFAGNCGIDIALRGISGVDPISHLFSEELGMVIEVDECETETALEVFRSADVPCEVIGRTVVEPDVRIAVGGIEVLAADMRDLRDLWEATSFRLELEQANPDCVGLERDGLRLRTAPPYALSFIPQPTPTTIMTNKSKIPVAVLREEGSNGDREMAATFLAAGFDPWDVAMSDLLNGAVTLDRFRGLVAVGGFAHADVLDAAKGWAASIRFNQELLSQFGAFIDRADTFSLGVCNGCQLLALLGLVPWRGLEDQLQPRFIRNSSGRFESRFATVTIRPSPAVMLRGMEGSTLGIWCAHGEGRAFFPDEEVLRKVISNDLAPLRFTDDSGEITEKYPHNPNGSPKGIAGICSSDGRHLAMMPHPERTATLWHWGWMPRDWREHLEASPWLKMFQNAREWCETC